The Leptospira venezuelensis genome contains a region encoding:
- a CDS encoding LIC12806 family lipoprotein yields MKYFFSIILLIFVGCGVKPVPPPAGKFCEPMLKNTQCVYLDFRNGKAVLEDKEYPMKSTSTLNFSYKVDEVFYEVEVLNENRVKITGTNGFQKTLLKLKDKDERKKEYAKLWKAIKDLF; encoded by the coding sequence ATGAAATATTTTTTCTCTATTATACTTTTAATATTTGTGGGATGTGGAGTAAAACCTGTTCCACCTCCTGCGGGAAAATTCTGTGAGCCTATGCTCAAAAACACACAATGTGTATATCTAGATTTCAGAAATGGGAAGGCAGTATTAGAAGATAAAGAATATCCCATGAAATCCACAAGCACACTGAATTTTTCTTATAAAGTTGACGAAGTTTTTTACGAAGTAGAAGTCCTAAATGAAAATCGGGTCAAGATCACAGGCACAAACGGATTTCAAAAAACATTATTAAAATTAAAAGATAAAGACGAGAGAAAGAAAGAATACGCCAAACTTTGGAAAGCGATTAAAGATTTGTTTTGA
- a CDS encoding RsmD family RNA methyltransferase, whose translation MKPGKKSKGLRIQTGELKGRLIPSPVSPEGKSNFTPAIIKKSLFDIIESLQLQGRLNLEDAAFVDLFAGSGQMGIESLSRGFARAVFLELAWDRFESLKGVLDKLGKPHLVLRKDAFRFHSGFDIPEKTKVYFMDPPYSFWDKKTEKLKNVVEEIAQNEPGVAAIIVQSPLPLNWEGFTPRSFGRNTLNVRVLA comes from the coding sequence ATGAAACCTGGAAAAAAATCAAAGGGTTTAAGGATCCAAACCGGGGAATTGAAAGGGAGATTGATCCCTTCTCCAGTTAGTCCTGAGGGTAAAAGTAATTTTACTCCTGCGATCATTAAGAAATCATTATTTGATATCATTGAATCTTTGCAGCTTCAAGGTCGTTTGAATTTAGAAGATGCTGCGTTTGTGGATCTATTTGCGGGTTCTGGCCAAATGGGGATCGAATCCTTGAGTAGAGGTTTTGCGAGAGCAGTGTTTTTGGAGCTTGCCTGGGACAGATTCGAAAGCTTGAAAGGTGTTTTGGATAAATTAGGAAAACCTCATTTAGTTTTACGTAAAGACGCTTTCAGATTCCATTCTGGATTCGATATTCCTGAAAAAACAAAGGTGTATTTTATGGATCCTCCTTATTCTTTCTGGGATAAGAAGACTGAAAAATTGAAAAACGTAGTAGAAGAGATTGCCCAAAATGAGCCAGGTGTAGCGGCAATTATTGTTCAGTCTCCACTTCCTTTGAACTGGGAAGGATTTACTCCTCGTTCCTTTGGAAGGAATACTTTGAATGTCAGAGTTCTGGCTTAA
- a CDS encoding sulfatase, which produces MSEFWLKLKNLIKSEYYSGNPWIHSGVFVFILTLLCLLTNTSLHVMGVDISEFISLFYGLIPLLLKDLGGVFASSFAFFVGISIIFLGPDFSEWKKEKKIRIYKIYLILFLVLFLLFCGSVSEYPQVYGEFFYYRHSWMVGFLYFITDHFSPFFFKITLFLFLAIQVARTGFSFWKSKSYESLVRYSVFIILFYSFHLLGSAWGILVASAFYSFDIQFSRSKKDLAFVTIALLGFGFSFFTGIQEKRDVSKEAVTNSSNTNILIISADSIRQDQLGFVRGEKDKTPNIDQLASESLVFLDHHSTIPRTFPSWADFLTGKYSFEHGIQDMFPDKEDRSKLGNSVATLPGILGKTHRTYVVSSFAGDIFPRANWGFQNVDAPNFSAETLTQQRTIESQVFFLPVLTGTFLGGGEYLSSIRSLPSLGDDSRILPDLFSVFDKKDRPFFTLYFSSVTHFPYSPPYPFYKNTDPNYYGPSKYFRFVDPSNSEKPDKKEQEQIRSIYSASLTAFDFSVGKILEELKRRRLYDDTLIILTSDHGESLFEEDHSHGHGEHLRGEGVTKIPLIIKFPKSFARREVRNFKGITSSVDVFPTILSVVGIPRTPEFSLRGRDLTKLPKADTWAEDRSVYSETGIWFSDRGDHFFQKDRIHYPNILELHTIDPDDGNSVTVSDPYAKETVLFSKHRMLQTRTKKLIYVPSPSGVLYTCYDRISDPWNTKPLPASYCGDLQRQLELLLIGSGKWKKAGDYFLPKSEL; this is translated from the coding sequence ATGTCAGAGTTCTGGCTTAAACTTAAGAACCTAATCAAATCAGAATATTACTCCGGAAATCCTTGGATCCATTCCGGAGTTTTTGTGTTTATTCTTACCCTTCTTTGTCTGCTCACCAATACGTCTTTGCACGTTATGGGCGTGGATATTAGCGAATTTATTTCTCTTTTTTATGGGCTTATTCCTTTATTGCTGAAAGACTTGGGTGGAGTATTTGCTTCTTCCTTTGCTTTTTTTGTTGGGATATCGATCATATTCTTAGGTCCGGATTTTTCTGAATGGAAAAAAGAAAAGAAAATTAGAATATATAAGATTTATCTAATTCTATTTTTAGTTTTGTTTCTTTTGTTTTGTGGATCTGTTTCTGAATACCCACAAGTATATGGAGAATTTTTCTATTATAGACATTCTTGGATGGTCGGATTTCTATATTTTATTACGGATCATTTTTCTCCCTTCTTCTTCAAAATTACTCTTTTTTTATTTTTAGCTATCCAGGTCGCTCGAACGGGATTTTCTTTTTGGAAATCTAAATCTTACGAATCGTTAGTTCGGTATTCTGTTTTTATAATATTATTTTATTCTTTTCATCTTTTGGGATCTGCTTGGGGAATTTTAGTCGCCTCGGCATTTTATTCCTTTGACATTCAGTTTTCTCGTTCTAAGAAAGATTTGGCCTTTGTTACAATTGCACTTTTGGGTTTTGGATTTTCTTTTTTTACCGGAATTCAAGAAAAGAGGGATGTATCTAAAGAAGCGGTAACGAATTCTTCCAATACGAATATACTTATCATTTCTGCCGATAGTATTCGCCAAGACCAGTTGGGATTTGTAAGAGGAGAGAAAGATAAAACTCCGAATATAGATCAGCTTGCTTCTGAATCACTTGTGTTTTTGGATCATCATTCTACGATTCCTAGGACATTTCCTTCTTGGGCGGACTTTCTAACCGGAAAATATTCTTTTGAACATGGTATCCAGGATATGTTCCCAGATAAAGAAGATCGTTCTAAGTTGGGAAATTCTGTTGCTACACTTCCGGGTATTTTAGGAAAAACACATAGAACTTACGTAGTTTCTTCTTTTGCAGGAGATATTTTTCCAAGAGCGAATTGGGGATTTCAAAATGTAGATGCTCCCAATTTTAGCGCCGAAACTTTGACCCAACAAAGAACAATTGAGTCTCAGGTATTTTTTCTGCCTGTTTTGACAGGGACTTTTTTGGGAGGAGGTGAGTATCTTTCTTCTATCAGATCTCTTCCAAGTCTTGGGGATGATTCCCGCATTCTCCCGGATCTATTCTCTGTGTTCGATAAAAAGGATCGTCCTTTTTTTACTCTGTATTTTTCTTCTGTAACTCATTTCCCTTATAGTCCTCCTTATCCTTTTTATAAAAATACTGATCCGAACTATTACGGACCTTCTAAATATTTTCGTTTTGTGGATCCGAGTAATTCGGAGAAACCTGATAAAAAAGAACAGGAACAGATCCGATCTATTTATTCTGCTTCATTAACTGCTTTTGATTTTTCCGTCGGGAAAATTTTGGAAGAGTTAAAAAGAAGAAGGTTATACGACGATACACTCATCATTCTCACCTCGGATCATGGAGAGTCCTTGTTTGAAGAGGATCATAGCCATGGTCACGGAGAACATTTGAGAGGGGAGGGCGTAACAAAAATTCCGCTTATTATCAAATTCCCTAAATCTTTTGCAAGAAGAGAAGTCCGTAATTTTAAGGGGATTACAAGTTCAGTGGATGTATTCCCTACAATCTTGTCCGTTGTTGGAATTCCTAGAACCCCCGAATTTTCTCTCAGAGGTCGAGATCTAACCAAACTTCCCAAAGCGGACACTTGGGCAGAGGACCGATCTGTGTATTCTGAGACCGGGATTTGGTTTTCGGACCGAGGAGATCATTTTTTCCAGAAGGATAGGATCCATTATCCGAATATTCTCGAACTTCATACAATCGATCCGGATGACGGAAATAGTGTAACTGTCTCAGATCCTTATGCAAAAGAGACTGTTCTTTTTTCCAAACACAGAATGCTCCAAACTCGGACTAAAAAACTGATCTATGTGCCAAGCCCCAGCGGGGTTTTGTATACCTGTTATGATAGGATTTCCGACCCATGGAATACAAAACCACTTCCTGCTTCTTATTGTGGTGATTTACAGCGTCAGTTGGAGCTCCTACTGATAGGTTCAGGGAAATGGAAGAAGGCGGGAGACTATTTCTTGCCAAAATCAGAACTTTGA
- the carB gene encoding carbamoyl-phosphate synthase large subunit, translating to MPKREDLRSVLILGSGPIVIGQACEFDYSGTQAAKALREKGIRVILLNSNPATIMTDPDLADATYVEPLTVAVVQKILEKEKPDAILPTVGGQTALNLALACHNAGILEKYNVELIGAKIDAIKKAEDRELFKRAMEKIGVKVPRSGLANNLKEAAEIKAQIGLPLIVRPAFTLGGTGGGIAYDEETFDEVVGRGLKASPISQVLLEQSVLGWKEFELEVMRDLADNVVIICSIENIDPMGVHTGDSITVAPQQTLSDKEYQNLRDMSISIIREIGVETGGSNIQFAVNPEDGDVIVIEMNPRVSRSSALASKATGFPIAKIAALLSIGYSLDEIKNDITRVTPASFEPSIDYVVTKIPRFAFEKFPGTDDTLGVQMKAVGEAMAIGRTFKESFQKAMRSLEIDRFGFGSDGNFAELVEFHTLSAAQRKERIDSLLRRPNDKRIFYVKKALEEGYSVEQIHNLCKIDPWFLYQFEDLQNLEKEFVQKGNSVLGKLKKAGFSNRQLAFLAKKAEIEKILSSSQTPDKKKAEIGSILKKEERSLEAALESSKIEPIYKRIDTCAGEFEAYTPYFYSSYDEEDETNVTSKKSVIILGGGPNRIGQGIEFDYCCCHASFALQDLGVESIMVNSNPETVSTDYDTSDRLYFEPLTLEDVIQIYKKEKPDGVIIQFGGQTPLKLAKDLESRGVPILGTSPDSIDRAEDRKRFAEVLDRLKLISPKNGIATSMEEARKIANNITYPVLVRPSYVLGGRAMLIINEEKELDKYMEKAEEISEDRPLLIDSFLEDAVEVDVDALCDGKDVFIAGIMEHIEEAGIHSGDSACVLPPQSLSKKVLDDIKSATKALALELQVKGLINIQYAVKEEVVYVIEVNPRASRTVPFVSKALGHPIVKYATRIMMGETLKQLPLPKEMAFPTINVKEAVLPFNKFPGVDTILGPEMRSTGEVMGIADTAGEAFLKSQYMAGEELPSQGTVFVSVNDKDKKDLLKYIKDLSDLGFILIATEGTHKFLSENGILSSKINKVYDNQFPTALDYIRENKIHLILNTPLSRVTRDDSFAIRQAAIRYKIPCLTTASAAKALIKGMVEMIDKGFTIRSLQEIHSPK from the coding sequence ATGCCCAAAAGGGAAGATCTCCGCTCCGTTCTGATCCTGGGATCCGGGCCGATCGTTATCGGCCAAGCCTGTGAATTCGACTATTCCGGCACCCAGGCCGCCAAAGCCCTTCGAGAAAAAGGAATTCGAGTTATTCTTCTCAATTCCAATCCTGCTACTATCATGACTGATCCAGATCTTGCGGATGCCACTTATGTGGAACCTCTGACTGTTGCGGTCGTCCAAAAAATTTTGGAAAAAGAAAAGCCGGATGCCATCCTACCTACTGTAGGAGGTCAAACCGCATTAAATCTTGCATTGGCCTGCCATAACGCTGGAATATTAGAAAAATATAATGTAGAGCTTATCGGCGCTAAAATAGACGCGATCAAAAAAGCTGAAGATAGAGAACTTTTCAAAAGAGCAATGGAGAAGATAGGGGTAAAAGTCCCTCGTTCCGGGCTCGCAAACAATCTAAAGGAAGCAGCAGAGATCAAGGCTCAGATAGGACTTCCTCTGATCGTAAGACCTGCATTCACTCTGGGTGGAACCGGAGGAGGGATTGCTTATGACGAAGAAACCTTCGACGAAGTGGTTGGTAGAGGTCTTAAGGCTTCTCCAATTAGCCAAGTATTATTAGAACAATCCGTTCTCGGTTGGAAAGAATTCGAGTTAGAGGTTATGAGAGACCTCGCGGATAACGTAGTCATCATTTGTTCAATTGAGAATATTGATCCAATGGGAGTTCATACTGGTGACTCAATCACAGTGGCTCCTCAGCAAACTCTTTCCGATAAGGAATACCAAAATTTAAGAGATATGTCCATCAGTATCATCCGAGAGATCGGAGTGGAAACAGGTGGATCCAATATCCAATTTGCAGTGAATCCTGAAGATGGCGATGTAATCGTGATCGAGATGAACCCTCGTGTTTCTAGATCTTCCGCACTTGCTTCTAAAGCTACAGGATTCCCGATCGCAAAGATCGCTGCATTACTCTCCATCGGATATTCTTTGGATGAGATCAAAAACGATATTACAAGAGTTACTCCTGCTTCTTTCGAGCCATCTATTGACTATGTGGTGACTAAGATTCCTAGGTTTGCTTTCGAGAAGTTCCCTGGAACTGATGATACACTTGGAGTCCAGATGAAAGCCGTGGGAGAAGCCATGGCGATCGGAAGAACTTTTAAAGAAAGTTTCCAAAAGGCGATGCGCTCTTTGGAGATTGATCGATTCGGTTTTGGTTCAGATGGAAATTTTGCAGAACTAGTTGAGTTCCATACTCTATCTGCTGCTCAGAGAAAAGAAAGAATAGACTCTCTTTTACGCAGACCTAACGACAAACGTATCTTCTATGTTAAAAAAGCATTAGAAGAAGGTTATAGTGTAGAGCAGATCCATAATCTTTGCAAAATAGATCCTTGGTTTTTATACCAATTCGAAGATCTGCAGAATTTAGAAAAAGAATTTGTACAAAAAGGAAATTCTGTCTTAGGGAAACTGAAAAAAGCAGGATTCTCTAATAGGCAATTAGCATTCCTTGCTAAAAAAGCAGAGATAGAAAAGATACTCTCTTCTTCCCAAACTCCTGATAAGAAAAAAGCGGAGATAGGTTCCATTCTTAAAAAAGAAGAAAGGAGCCTGGAAGCAGCATTAGAATCTTCTAAAATAGAACCTATTTATAAGCGGATCGACACCTGTGCCGGCGAGTTTGAGGCTTATACTCCTTATTTTTATTCTTCTTATGATGAAGAAGATGAAACAAACGTAACTTCTAAAAAATCGGTAATCATTTTGGGCGGCGGACCTAATAGGATCGGACAAGGGATCGAATTCGATTATTGTTGCTGCCACGCTTCCTTTGCTCTACAGGATCTGGGAGTGGAATCCATCATGGTGAATTCCAACCCGGAAACTGTTTCTACAGATTACGATACTTCCGACAGATTATACTTCGAACCTCTAACCTTAGAGGATGTAATTCAGATCTATAAGAAGGAAAAACCGGATGGAGTTATTATCCAATTCGGTGGACAAACACCGCTCAAACTTGCAAAAGATCTGGAAAGTAGGGGAGTTCCAATTTTAGGAACGAGTCCGGATTCTATAGATAGAGCGGAAGATAGAAAACGTTTCGCAGAAGTATTAGATAGACTAAAATTGATCTCACCTAAGAACGGAATAGCTACTTCTATGGAAGAAGCTAGAAAGATCGCAAATAATATCACTTATCCTGTGCTTGTTCGCCCAAGTTATGTACTCGGCGGAAGAGCAATGCTTATCATCAACGAAGAAAAAGAGTTGGATAAGTATATGGAGAAGGCTGAAGAAATTTCAGAAGACAGACCGCTTCTTATAGATTCCTTCTTAGAAGATGCAGTAGAAGTGGATGTAGATGCACTTTGCGATGGCAAAGACGTATTCATCGCTGGGATCATGGAGCATATCGAAGAAGCAGGGATCCATTCTGGAGATTCTGCATGTGTTCTTCCTCCTCAATCCTTATCTAAAAAAGTATTGGATGATATTAAAAGTGCAACTAAGGCTCTGGCATTGGAGCTTCAAGTCAAAGGGCTTATTAATATCCAATACGCAGTTAAGGAAGAAGTTGTATATGTGATCGAGGTAAATCCTCGAGCTTCCAGAACTGTTCCTTTCGTATCTAAAGCTCTTGGCCATCCTATCGTAAAATACGCCACTCGTATCATGATGGGAGAGACTTTAAAACAACTTCCTCTTCCAAAAGAAATGGCGTTCCCGACTATAAATGTGAAGGAAGCTGTATTACCTTTTAATAAATTCCCTGGAGTGGATACGATCCTTGGACCTGAGATGAGATCCACAGGAGAGGTGATGGGAATCGCCGACACTGCTGGAGAAGCATTCTTAAAATCCCAATATATGGCGGGAGAAGAACTTCCTTCTCAGGGAACTGTATTCGTTTCTGTAAACGATAAGGACAAAAAGGACCTACTGAAGTATATCAAGGATCTTTCCGATTTAGGATTCATTCTGATTGCTACTGAAGGAACTCATAAGTTCTTATCCGAAAACGGAATACTATCTTCTAAGATCAATAAAGTGTATGATAATCAGTTCCCGACTGCATTAGATTATATCAGAGAGAATAAGATCCATCTTATACTGAATACACCTCTTAGTAGAGTGACTAGAGATGATAGTTTTGCCATCCGCCAAGCAGCGATCCGTTATAAGATCCCTTGTTTGACTACTGCAAGTGCTGCTAAGGCTCTCATCAAAGGTATGGTGGAAATGATCGATAAAGGTTTCACCATTCGTTCTCTACAAGAGATCCATAGCCCTAAATAA
- a CDS encoding flagellar hook-length control protein FliK, which translates to MQIRTEGPGREEGYSPTEPKVSNVSEKASAPSVSFMDLMKSIQLRSQKVLEEGQKSEIKEEKSSEVEESKEPELFVRSEEDDVEKTDSEEDENEKLVRLSEKKAQKVELKENNSDLEEEIDAEFESEELDSPFITQMSVFLAGLEAKKEKEIASAANQEESISFKKIQKHSKEELPKAEQKEESGNVSVLKSNQTEEKRNLKETKKTPERESLDEGLKNLEEARKFSKPANEEKILTVLKDSHKENFIPESENWKITREKKQETLSMVSKNQAAKAAQVEEASKSDTSGKGSGNQDFSQRNGNETTFTLLKAGLGIVEKNQEVSGQNSKPSKTNPGSTMDRSQMKENFQRLVQSAKLNIVENGRSEATLRLNPRELGRVSLRITVEDDKVQGKILVESDQVRKLFAGDLEQLRKDFKEQGLDLQSLIVESEDSLRMSWDGQNSSQSFDQEGWGFETSGFSNSSNLEEVSEMDSIENSEFAEKNTDKRLNILV; encoded by the coding sequence ATGCAGATCAGAACGGAAGGACCAGGCAGAGAAGAAGGATATTCACCGACGGAACCAAAGGTATCTAACGTTTCTGAAAAAGCTTCCGCCCCATCAGTGAGTTTTATGGACCTAATGAAGTCCATCCAACTTCGCTCTCAAAAGGTTTTGGAAGAAGGGCAGAAGTCTGAGATAAAGGAAGAAAAATCGTCTGAAGTGGAAGAGTCCAAAGAGCCTGAATTATTTGTTAGATCCGAAGAGGATGATGTTGAAAAGACTGATTCGGAAGAAGACGAGAATGAGAAATTAGTTCGTCTTTCCGAGAAGAAAGCCCAGAAGGTCGAGCTAAAAGAAAACAATTCTGACCTTGAAGAAGAGATCGATGCAGAGTTTGAATCAGAAGAATTAGATTCTCCTTTTATTACTCAGATGAGTGTTTTCTTAGCTGGACTCGAGGCTAAAAAAGAGAAAGAGATCGCAAGCGCTGCAAACCAAGAAGAATCTATATCATTCAAAAAGATCCAAAAACATTCCAAAGAAGAATTACCTAAGGCAGAACAAAAAGAAGAGTCGGGAAATGTTTCCGTTTTAAAATCTAATCAGACCGAAGAAAAACGCAATCTTAAAGAAACCAAAAAAACTCCAGAAAGAGAAAGCCTGGACGAAGGTTTGAAAAATTTGGAAGAAGCACGAAAATTTTCCAAACCAGCAAACGAAGAGAAGATCCTAACCGTATTAAAAGATTCTCATAAAGAAAATTTTATACCTGAATCCGAGAACTGGAAGATCACCAGAGAGAAAAAACAAGAAACTCTTTCTATGGTTTCCAAAAACCAAGCGGCAAAAGCGGCTCAGGTCGAAGAAGCTTCCAAGTCAGATACTTCCGGTAAAGGTTCCGGGAACCAGGACTTCTCCCAAAGAAATGGAAATGAAACGACGTTTACACTCTTAAAAGCAGGGCTTGGTATTGTAGAAAAAAACCAAGAAGTTTCAGGGCAAAATTCCAAACCTTCTAAAACGAACCCGGGATCTACTATGGATCGTTCTCAGATGAAGGAAAATTTCCAGAGATTGGTTCAATCAGCAAAATTGAATATAGTCGAGAATGGACGATCGGAAGCAACTCTTAGGTTAAACCCGAGAGAGTTAGGAAGAGTTTCCTTACGTATTACTGTAGAAGATGATAAGGTCCAAGGTAAAATTTTAGTAGAGTCGGATCAGGTGAGAAAATTATTCGCAGGTGATCTGGAACAACTTCGCAAAGATTTTAAAGAGCAAGGATTGGATCTCCAATCTTTGATCGTTGAGTCAGAGGATTCATTACGAATGAGTTGGGACGGACAAAATTCTTCTCAATCATTTGACCAGGAAGGTTGGGGATTTGAAACTTCTGGTTTTTCGAATTCTTCCAATTTGGAAGAAGTTTCAGAAATGGACTCTATAGAAAATTCAGAATTCGCCGAAAAGAATACTGATAAACGCTTAAACATCTTGGTTTAA
- a CDS encoding flagellar hook capping FlgD N-terminal domain-containing protein, producing the protein MPEANAVSNEATRSRYLEGDRSYDLRKHFDKLEKEEKSGLQGIEIRSTAKALGKDDFLKLLITQLSSQDPTNPVKDQDFIAQMAQFSSLEQMNNISQGIGKMTNRQSFSLVGKIVSGPDFVTGENVVGTAGALFFDGEGKSFVRVNGRTVEIDAITLITDPAIINQAEGQQGASAPKTGTPGVVGTPSNGSSGSVGTPTSQSMQAQQFPEASQSQNESSFEETSSGAPGWSFPGKPNDSNY; encoded by the coding sequence ATGCCTGAAGCAAACGCAGTTTCTAACGAAGCTACACGTAGTCGTTATCTCGAAGGAGACAGAAGCTACGATTTAAGGAAGCATTTTGATAAATTGGAGAAAGAAGAAAAGAGTGGTCTCCAAGGAATTGAAATTCGTTCCACCGCGAAAGCATTAGGAAAAGATGATTTTCTAAAACTATTGATCACTCAACTTTCTTCTCAGGATCCAACCAATCCTGTTAAGGACCAGGACTTTATCGCTCAGATGGCACAGTTCTCTTCTTTAGAGCAAATGAATAATATTTCGCAAGGGATTGGAAAGATGACCAATCGTCAAAGTTTCTCTCTTGTAGGTAAGATTGTTTCCGGTCCTGATTTTGTTACCGGAGAAAACGTAGTGGGCACTGCAGGTGCATTGTTCTTTGACGGAGAAGGCAAGTCTTTCGTAAGAGTGAACGGTAGAACTGTAGAAATCGATGCGATCACTTTGATCACTGATCCTGCAATTATCAATCAGGCAGAAGGACAGCAAGGAGCTTCTGCTCCGAAGACTGGGACTCCTGGTGTTGTAGGAACTCCTTCAAATGGATCTTCGGGTTCGGTTGGAACTCCTACATCACAATCAATGCAAGCTCAACAATTTCCAGAAGCATCACAAAGCCAGAATGAATCTAGTTTTGAAGAAACAAGTTCCGGAGCTCCAGGCTGGAGTTTTCCTGGAAAACCGAACGATAGCAATTATTAA
- the flgE gene encoding flagellar hook protein FlgE, whose protein sequence is MMRSLYSGVSGLKNHQVRMDVIGNNISNVNTHGFKTERVTFQDMISQELRGASEPKENIGGVNPQQVGLGALIAAIDKIMTQGALQTTGKNTDVAISGEGFFIVKDGDKQFYTRAGAFNLDKNGYYVNPANGLKVQGWNSRLDEKGNKYINSSASIEDIVIPVYSKEPARATSKVDFRSNLNSSVQAVPPDATPEEITAMINDPDPKARRGHVTTIKVFDDQGAEREFKMEFYKVRENTWKARTSLTDSTQLSVDVAATGGQNTQMPGLTELEFGFTPDGKIVYVSDGTDVMNTGKLNAKVSFKLPGNPQVQSFDLALGEAGMVDGITQFSSDFTTKAVKQDGYTMGYLESFSIDNSGTVTGVYSNGIKQPLARIATAVFNNPAGLDKAGDTMFAFSNNSGEPLIGEAGIAGRGKINAGLLEMSNVDLSDQFTDMIVTQRGFQANSRTITTTDQMLQEVLGLKR, encoded by the coding sequence ATGATGAGATCCCTTTATTCAGGAGTTTCCGGTTTAAAAAACCACCAAGTTCGGATGGATGTAATCGGTAACAATATTTCTAATGTGAACACCCACGGTTTTAAAACCGAACGTGTTACTTTCCAGGATATGATCTCCCAAGAGTTGAGAGGAGCTTCTGAACCTAAGGAAAACATTGGAGGGGTGAACCCTCAACAAGTTGGTCTTGGAGCTTTAATTGCTGCGATCGATAAGATCATGACCCAAGGAGCTTTGCAAACCACGGGTAAAAATACTGACGTGGCAATCTCGGGAGAAGGTTTTTTCATCGTTAAAGATGGAGACAAACAATTCTATACCAGAGCTGGTGCATTTAACTTAGATAAGAATGGTTATTATGTAAACCCTGCAAACGGTTTAAAGGTGCAAGGTTGGAATTCCCGCTTAGATGAAAAAGGGAATAAGTATATCAATTCATCCGCTTCTATCGAAGACATCGTAATCCCTGTATATTCTAAAGAACCAGCAAGAGCTACTTCCAAGGTTGACTTCAGATCTAACTTGAATTCTTCCGTGCAAGCTGTTCCGCCTGACGCAACTCCGGAAGAGATCACTGCTATGATCAATGATCCGGATCCAAAGGCGAGACGAGGACATGTAACTACTATTAAAGTTTTCGATGACCAGGGTGCTGAGAGAGAATTCAAAATGGAATTCTATAAAGTGCGCGAGAATACTTGGAAAGCGAGAACCTCCTTGACTGACTCTACTCAGCTTTCAGTAGATGTTGCAGCAACTGGTGGACAAAATACTCAAATGCCTGGACTCACTGAACTTGAGTTCGGATTTACTCCTGATGGAAAGATCGTTTATGTTTCTGACGGAACGGACGTGATGAACACAGGAAAATTAAATGCAAAAGTTTCGTTCAAACTTCCTGGCAATCCGCAAGTTCAAAGTTTTGATCTTGCTTTAGGTGAGGCTGGAATGGTGGACGGGATTACTCAATTCTCTTCCGACTTTACCACCAAAGCTGTGAAACAAGACGGATATACTATGGGATATCTAGAGTCCTTCTCTATTGATAATTCAGGAACTGTTACGGGAGTTTATTCCAACGGGATCAAACAACCTTTAGCAAGAATTGCAACTGCAGTTTTTAATAACCCAGCTGGTTTGGATAAGGCAGGGGATACAATGTTCGCATTCTCTAATAACTCAGGGGAACCTTTGATTGGAGAAGCTGGCATCGCAGGTAGAGGGAAGATCAACGCAGGTCTATTAGAAATGTCGAATGTGGATCTTTCCGATCAGTTTACTGATATGATCGTTACTCAAAGAGGTTTCCAAGCGAACTCCAGGACGATCACTACTACAGACCAAATGTTACAGGAAGTCCTGGGTCTGAAACGTTAA